One segment of Pan paniscus chromosome 20, NHGRI_mPanPan1-v2.0_pri, whole genome shotgun sequence DNA contains the following:
- the DAZAP1 gene encoding DAZ-associated protein 1 isoform X29, which yields MMPRSRGPEVEVKRAEPRDSKSQAPGQPGASQWGSRVVPNAANGWAGQPPPTWQQGYGPQGMWVPAGQAIGGYGPPPAGRGAPPPPPPFTSYIVSTPPGGFPPPQGFPQGYGAPPQFSFGYGPPPPPPDQFAPPGVPPPPATPGAAPLAFPPPPSQAAPDMSKPPTAQPDFPYGQYGKWSPAMLRPRWPQDPGHGLPSSASSPAGRPPAFTWWERGEGGEGGVGVVGEISWQLGSSRRERGSLVAAEHSSYSRCCRACMCGNLSGDWVEGSESQAAVIIVSRFRPSVWVPGALAPWWVPVSGVISLLLGPDPAWGRSWVCSRRGLDVGFALDWMAVVAWVCLDVICRQRMCFRGRSLWGAGSAWVKVCMSVVLALH from the exons GTGGAAGTTAAACGAGCTGAGCCTCGGGACAGCAAGAGCCAAGCGCCGGGACAGCCAGGTGCCAGCCAGTGGGGGAGCCGGGTTGTGCCCAACGCTGCCAATGGCTGGGCAGGCCAGCCCCCGCCCACGTGGCAGCAAGGATATGGCCCGCAAG GAATGTGGGTGCCGGCAGGACAGGCGATTG GTGGCTATGGACCGCCCCCTGCAGGAAGAGGAGcccccccgccacccccaccATTCACCTCCTACATCGTGTCCACCCCTCCCGGAGGCTTTCCCCCTCCCCAGGGCTTCCCTCAGGGCTACGGTGCCCCGCCACAGTTCA GTTTTGGCTACGGGCCTCCACCTCCACCGCCAGATCAGTTTGCCCCTCCGGGGGTTCCTCCTCCACCAGCCACTCCCGGGGCAGCACCTCTGGCTTTCCCACCGCCTCCGTCTCAGGCCGCCCCGGACATGAGCAAGCCCCCGACAGCTCAGCCAGACTTCCCCTATGGTCAGTATGGTAAGTGGTCTCCTGCCATGCTGCGTCCCCGCTGGCCCCAGGACCCTGGGCACGGCCTGCCTTCTTCTGCTTCCTCCCCTGCTGGACGCCCCCCAGCCTTTACCTGgtgggaaaggggagagggaggagaggggggtGTGGGGGTTGTTGGAGAGATCTCGTGGCAACTCGGGTCCAGCAGAAGGGAGCGTGGGAGTCTTGTCGCAGCAGAGCACTCGTCGTACAGCAGGTGCTGCAGGGCCTGCATGTGTGGGAACCTGAGTGGCGACTGGGTCGAGGGAAGTGAGTCCCAGGCAGCTGTGATCATTGTCTCGAGGTTCAGGCCCTCGGTGTGGGTCCCGGGTGCACTGGCCCCTTGGTGGGTTCCAGTTTCTGGCGTCATCAGCCTCCTGCTGGGTCCAGACCCCGCTTGGGGCAGAAGCTGGGTCTGTAGTAGGCGTGGCCTGGACGTGGGCTTCGCCCTGGACTGGATGGCTGTCGTGGCTTGGGTCTGCCTGGACGTGATCTGCAGGCAGCGCATGTGCTTCCGGGGCAGGAGCTTGTGGGGGGCGGGGTCAGCATGGGTCAAGGTCTGCATGTCAGTAGTTCTCGCCCTGCACTGA